GCGTCCATCGCCGCCTTGGCCGCGAAATAGGGGCCGAGCAGAGGCGGGACGCCCCCGGCGACGCTGCTACTGCTGATCCACACCTGCAGGCCACGGCCGGCGGCACGCATGTGCGGCAGCACGGCACGATTGACCCGCTGCGCGCCGAGCACGTTGATGTCGTAGATTTGGGCGAGCTGCTCGGGCGTGAACGCCTCGCTCGGCCCCCAGGTCATGTGTCCGGCATTGTGGACGATGACGTCGAGTCGCCCATGTTCGGCGACGATCGCGTCGATCGCCGCCGCCACCGAGCGCTCGTCCTGCACGTCCAGTTCGATCGTGCGCAGGTCGATCGCCATCTGCTGCGCGTAGCTGTCGCTGTCGGCGGCGGCTTCGGCGTTGCGCCCTGCGGCGTCGCGCATCGATGCGTAGGCGACATGGCCGGCATGGGCGAGATCGCGGGCGATCATCCGGCCGAAGCCGCTGGACGCGCCGGTTACGAGAATGATGTTTTGCATCGTCGATGTCCTCAGTTCATGCCGCCGTTGACCCGGATCACCTGGCCGTTGACCCAGCCGGCCTCGGCAGTGGCCAGGAAGGCGACGACGCCGGCGATGTCGTCCGGCGCGCCGATGCGACCGAACGGGTTCATCCTGGCGATGGCGGCGACCTGCTCCTCGCTCTTGTCGCCCAGGAACAATTCGGTCGCGACCGGTCCCGGCGCGACCGCGTTGACGGTGATGCCGCGTCCACCGAGCTCCTTGGAGAGGACTCGGGTCAGCGCCTCCACGGCGGCCTTGGTCGCCGCATAGACGCCATAGCCGGGCTGGCAGAGGCCGACGACGCTCGACGAGAAGTTGACGATCCGGCCGCCGTCGGCGAGCCGTTTCGCGCCCTCGCGCAGCCCTCGGAAGACGCCGCCGACATTGAGCGCGACCTGCTGCTCGAACGCTTCATCCTCGGTCTCGGCGATCGCGCCGAGCCTCATCATGCCGGCATTGTTGACCAGCAGATCGATGGTGCCGAGGGCGGCCTCGGCCGCATCGAACAGGGCGGCCATGCCGGAAGGGTCGCCAAGATCTGCGGCAATCGCGACGGCACGGCCGCCGGCTGCCTCGATCGATTGCACCACCTTGTCGGCCGCTTCGCGGCCATGGGCGTAATTGACGACGACGGCGAAGCCGTCGGCGGCGAGGCGCTGCGCGACGGCGGCGCCGATGCCTTTGGAACTGCCGGTGACGATCGCATTGCGCTGCTTGGACATCGCTCTTCTCCTTTCCGGTGATACATAGCGGTGACGTCGCGCCGGATAATCTCCCCCGATTTGACAAGATCGTTCGGCTTGGGCGAACAAAGGCCATGGATCACTTCCAGTCGCTCCGGCTGTTCGTGCGGGTCGTCGAACGCGGCAGCTTCACCGCGGCTGCCAGCGATCTCGGCATCAAGCGCTCGACCGCGACGGAGGCGATCCGGGAATTGGAGGGGCGGCTTGGTGCCCGCTTGCTCGACCGTACGACGCGCCACGTCGCGCCGACCACGGACGGACGTCTCTATTACGAGCGATGCACGGCGATCCTCGCCGATCTCGACGACGCCGAGAGCGTGCTGCGCGACAGCGAGCCGCACGGAATTCTGCGCATCGACGCGCCGGGTCTGCTCACCCGCACCTTCATCCTGCCCGTGCTTTCCGATTTCCTCGACCGCTATCCGCGGCTGCAATTGCAGATCGGCCAGACCGATCGCCTCGTCGATTTGGTTCGCGAAGGTGTCGACTGTGCGATCCGGGTCGGCGAGCCGGTCGACAGCGGATTGATGCTGCGGCGGCTCGGCATGCTGCGCGAGACCACGGTGGCGAGCCCG
The nucleotide sequence above comes from Sphingosinicella sp. BN140058. Encoded proteins:
- a CDS encoding SDR family oxidoreductase translates to MSKQRNAIVTGSSKGIGAAVAQRLAADGFAVVVNYAHGREAADKVVQSIEAAGGRAVAIAADLGDPSGMAALFDAAEAALGTIDLLVNNAGMMRLGAIAETEDEAFEQQVALNVGGVFRGLREGAKRLADGGRIVNFSSSVVGLCQPGYGVYAATKAAVEALTRVLSKELGGRGITVNAVAPGPVATELFLGDKSEEQVAAIARMNPFGRIGAPDDIAGVVAFLATAEAGWVNGQVIRVNGGMN
- a CDS encoding LysR family transcriptional regulator; this translates as MDHFQSLRLFVRVVERGSFTAAASDLGIKRSTATEAIRELEGRLGARLLDRTTRHVAPTTDGRLYYERCTAILADLDDAESVLRDSEPHGILRIDAPGLLTRTFILPVLSDFLDRYPRLQLQIGQTDRLVDLVREGVDCAIRVGEPVDSGLMLRRLGMLRETTVASPDYIARHGNPRGIDDLAGHFMVGFWSSLTGDVLPLEFIVDGRAREIRLPMRVSANHSDTSADLARRGFGLVQAPRYRFAAELAAGTLVEVLPEHPPSATPLSALYPARRAHSPRLRTFLDFIAAIFRDADL
- a CDS encoding SDR family NAD(P)-dependent oxidoreductase, which codes for MQNIILVTGASSGFGRMIARDLAHAGHVAYASMRDAAGRNAEAAADSDSYAQQMAIDLRTIELDVQDERSVAAAIDAIVAEHGRLDVIVHNAGHMTWGPSEAFTPEQLAQIYDINVLGAQRVNRAVLPHMRAAGRGLQVWISSSSVAGGVPPLLGPYFAAKAAMDALAVCYAKELAPLGIETSIVVPGAFTTGTNHFAHAGTPDDAPVADAYAAAWPDGFADDMKAALAATVPAWADPATVGQKVVEIVAAEHGKRPLRVHVDPADDGAAVSFTVIDRVRSEFLHRIGHADLLHPHVEG